The following coding sequences are from one Gossypium raimondii isolate GPD5lz chromosome 4, ASM2569854v1, whole genome shotgun sequence window:
- the LOC105780053 gene encoding LOW QUALITY PROTEIN: protein PELPK1-like (The sequence of the model RefSeq protein was modified relative to this genomic sequence to represent the inferred CDS: deleted 1 base in 1 codon), with amino-acid sequence MASHRLPFFVLPFLFVTLSLMSSNTVLVGARRLLETSVPEIPKPELPKIPSFPKVELPKPELPEIPKLEIPKMPELPKPELPKVPELPKPELPKVPEFPKVPELPKPELPKVPEFPKVPELPKPEFPKVPELKKPEEVKVPELPKVPEMPKAPKLSKSEAPKVPGLPKPELPKVPEVPKPELPKAPELPKVPEVPKPELPKAPELPKIPELTKPELPKIPEVPKPELPKVPELPKPEIPKLPNLPKPETPKQELPKLPDLPTMPKS; translated from the exons ATGGCTTCCCATCGTTTGCCTTTCTTTGTGCTACCGTTTTTATTCGTCACTTTGTCATTGATGAGCAGCAACACAGTCTTGGTTGGTGCTCGGCGTCTTTTGGAGACATCTGTGCCGGAGATTCCTAAACCGGAGTTGCCTAAGATACCGTCCTTCCCAAAGGTTGAACTTCCAAAGCCTGAATTACCGGAAATCCCAAAACTCGAAATACCTAAAATGCCTGAGTTGCCAAAGCCTGAATTGCCTAAAGTTCCGGAGTTGCCAAAACCTGAATTGCCTAAGGTTCCCGAGTTTCCGAAAGTGCCAGAGTTGCCAAAACCTGAACTACCTAAGGTTCCTGAGTTTCCAAAAGTGCCAGAGTTGCCAAAGCCTGAATTTCCTAAGGTTCCCGAGTTGAAAAAACCTGAAGAAGTCAAAGTTCCAGAATTACCTAAAGTTCCTGAGATGCCCAAAGCTCCTAAATTGTCAAAATCTGAAGCACCAAAAGTTCCCGGGTTACCAAAGCCAGAGTTGCCTAAAGTTCCCGAGGTGCCCAAGCCAGAGTTGCCCAAGGCTCCCGAGTTGCCAAAAGTTCCTGAGGTGCCTAAGCCAGAATTGCCAAAAGCTCCTGAATTACCGAAAATTCCCGAATTAACAAAACCAGAATTGCCTAAAATTCCTGAAGTGCCGAAACCAGAATTGCCCAAAGTTCCTGAGTTACCCAAACCAGAAATACCTAAATTACCCAACCTACCAAAGCCGGAAACACCTAAACAAGAACTG CCTAAGTTGCCTGATTTGCCTACCATGCCAAAATCTTGA